A section of the Prochlorococcus sp. MIT 1341 genome encodes:
- a CDS encoding phosphoesterase, producing MERWALVSGLRGDLETYDLIQRDLKKTRGVTALFVLGDLVGPERNCDALLDRLKNPHRGDLKPDCIYGWWEEQLLAERGFRGERKADALRLSQGEDTVSALLNTVNPSHLKWLASLQFGFIELDCALIHGSSSDVGDNLTAETSPLILLDRLTRLNVNRLFTARSTKQFHLELTGGGINSQVKDLNGKREQQQEVPKRSVIGIGAGLNYTLYDIGSDKTHFLTAGSKTNPKGKGFA from the coding sequence ATTGAAAGATGGGCACTAGTAAGTGGTCTACGCGGAGATCTCGAGACCTATGACCTAATTCAACGGGATCTAAAGAAGACTCGTGGGGTTACAGCCTTATTTGTCCTTGGAGACCTAGTCGGACCCGAACGCAACTGTGACGCACTCTTAGATCGACTAAAAAATCCCCATCGCGGCGATTTAAAACCAGATTGCATCTATGGTTGGTGGGAAGAGCAACTACTTGCAGAGCGTGGGTTTCGTGGTGAACGCAAAGCTGATGCTCTGCGGCTCAGCCAAGGTGAAGACACAGTCAGCGCACTGCTGAATACGGTTAATCCTTCTCACCTGAAATGGCTGGCATCACTGCAATTTGGCTTCATTGAACTTGACTGTGCACTCATCCATGGGAGCTCTTCAGACGTGGGTGACAACCTCACAGCTGAAACATCTCCACTGATCCTCCTTGATCGACTCACCCGTCTCAATGTGAACAGACTGTTCACAGCGCGCAGTACTAAACAATTTCATCTTGAACTGACTGGAGGAGGGATCAATTCACAAGTAAAGGATCTGAACGGTAAACGTGAACAACAACAGGAAGTTCCCAAACGAAGCGTGATTGGAATTGGAGCTGGCTTGAATTACACCCTTTATGACATTGGTAGCGATAAAACGCACTTCCTTACCGCCGGCAGCAAAACAAATCCCAAAGGGAAGGGTTTCGCATAA
- a CDS encoding metallophosphoesterase family protein produces MHHAIVSCLHANLPAVEAVLNDIDKQGIDTITCLGDLVGYGPQPNEVVELIRKRGIATCQGCWDEDIIDGLNACECSYPSQLAERRGHLAHQWTDDQLTDENKSFLASLPTSLRRDRLLFVHGSPNSQHEYLLPDMDAFAALERVETAGADILFCGHTHQPYIRELRDGSIRVRLQSAEHGNDQGEELTLPMRKIVNAGSVGEPRHGSTNATYVIHNDATDEIEIKEVPYDVGRTCQAIVKAGLPKVFAWRLSHGFEFAEQAEDASHVCER; encoded by the coding sequence ATGCATCACGCAATTGTCTCCTGCCTACACGCCAATCTCCCTGCAGTAGAAGCTGTCTTGAATGACATTGATAAGCAGGGGATTGACACCATTACCTGTCTTGGTGATCTAGTTGGCTATGGTCCCCAACCCAACGAAGTGGTTGAGCTGATACGGAAGCGTGGCATCGCGACCTGCCAGGGCTGCTGGGATGAAGATATCATCGATGGTCTTAATGCCTGCGAGTGCAGCTACCCTTCTCAGCTAGCAGAAAGACGCGGGCACCTGGCCCACCAATGGACAGATGATCAGTTAACGGACGAAAACAAAAGTTTTTTAGCCAGCCTCCCAACATCATTACGTCGTGATCGACTCCTCTTCGTGCATGGCAGTCCCAACAGTCAGCATGAGTATCTTCTGCCAGACATGGATGCATTTGCGGCTCTCGAGCGAGTAGAAACAGCGGGGGCCGATATTCTCTTTTGCGGGCATACCCACCAGCCTTATATACGTGAGTTGAGAGATGGATCTATTCGTGTGCGGTTACAGAGTGCCGAGCATGGCAATGATCAGGGCGAAGAACTAACCCTGCCGATGCGCAAAATCGTCAATGCTGGATCAGTGGGCGAGCCACGTCATGGAAGTACCAATGCCACCTATGTAATTCACAACGATGCAACTGATGAAATTGAGATAAAAGAGGTGCCCTATGACGTTGGCCGAACGTGTCAAGCGATTGTCAAGGCGGGGCTACCGAAAGTCTTCGCATGGCGATTGAGTCATGGTTTTGAATTCGCCGAACAGGCTGAAGATGCAAGTCATGTGTGTGAACGATGA
- a CDS encoding ATPase, whose amino-acid sequence MSQTWLISGSPGCGKTSWILKTMQGHQGKCGYLRLDGYPSKGLEQVSDSGIDKAFLKDQFPQLIDLSDSHHASRSQQGDLLTLIELPQFQAPQHAGLTDMDPRVKNQLETLQLHPDRHLHFGRDPELPNKDTLEFKKLESFSLSLNTSVWDPPSLNTFWFELVNGAYGDVYRAKGLMNLPDGRSIFFNWIVSQESSQFLPLQEISDPNGRPRSLSELVVQGKHLDCLRIQSTIDLCLLNDAVLEMHQMPLRDRQKEAIPST is encoded by the coding sequence ATGAGCCAAACATGGCTGATCTCGGGTTCGCCAGGCTGCGGCAAAACCAGCTGGATACTCAAAACAATGCAAGGCCATCAAGGTAAATGCGGATATTTGCGACTAGATGGCTATCCCTCTAAGGGACTAGAGCAGGTGTCTGACTCAGGAATCGATAAGGCATTTCTCAAGGATCAATTCCCTCAACTCATAGATCTATCGGATTCCCATCATGCCTCCAGATCGCAACAAGGCGACCTGCTCACATTGATTGAGCTTCCCCAGTTCCAGGCTCCTCAGCATGCAGGCCTAACGGATATGGATCCTCGCGTCAAAAATCAGCTTGAAACCTTGCAACTTCATCCTGACAGGCATCTCCACTTTGGTCGGGATCCTGAATTGCCAAACAAAGACACATTGGAATTCAAAAAACTTGAATCCTTCAGCCTCAGTCTTAATACCAGCGTCTGGGATCCACCCAGCCTGAATACCTTTTGGTTCGAGCTAGTGAACGGAGCATATGGCGACGTCTATCGAGCTAAGGGCTTGATGAACTTGCCAGATGGGCGCTCTATTTTCTTCAACTGGATCGTGAGCCAAGAAAGCTCACAGTTCCTTCCACTTCAAGAAATTTCAGATCCAAATGGGAGACCTCGCAGCTTGTCTGAGCTTGTTGTCCAAGGAAAACATCTTGATTGCCTGCGCATTCAATCAACGATCGACCTCTGCCTACTAAACGATGCCGTACTTGAGATGCATCAAATGCCTCTTAGGGATCGACAAAAAGAAGCTATTCCCTCAACCTAA
- a CDS encoding HEAT repeat domain-containing protein: MHAKAKGLSMAINEDSIWERLNQSRRVPLEPCWLGEVYSLNLQADLRFAITEQLGLLSNKGWPVLELIIKKAGAQPELIHAAGLCHQTEAKTWLLKLLKEEKQLRLPVLQALACWGGELSIMLLRNVLSEKSQPLLLAGLELLKFKVHQLSDDLLLDLVQKPLKDFRDPIVLSTIRVLQRRNSAAVNSQIAEIAKNGSEATARAALLALSCIATPHSLATLSNLLNELPQGPLKEMAQKQLQLQLQYK; encoded by the coding sequence GTGCACGCTAAGGCCAAAGGACTATCTATGGCCATCAATGAAGACTCAATCTGGGAAAGACTCAACCAATCCCGCAGGGTTCCCCTCGAGCCTTGTTGGTTGGGTGAGGTTTATTCACTCAATCTTCAGGCAGACCTTCGCTTTGCAATAACTGAGCAACTCGGATTACTAAGCAATAAAGGTTGGCCAGTTTTAGAGTTGATAATCAAAAAAGCAGGAGCTCAACCAGAGTTAATTCATGCAGCAGGACTTTGTCATCAGACTGAGGCAAAAACTTGGTTGCTAAAGCTGCTCAAAGAAGAGAAACAACTCAGGCTGCCAGTTCTGCAAGCACTTGCCTGCTGGGGAGGTGAACTTTCAATCATGCTCCTTAGGAATGTCTTAAGCGAAAAATCCCAACCCCTTCTTTTAGCAGGATTGGAATTACTCAAATTCAAAGTTCATCAACTCAGTGATGATCTTCTTCTTGATCTTGTTCAGAAACCATTAAAAGATTTTCGCGATCCAATTGTGTTATCAACCATTAGGGTTTTACAACGGCGCAATAGTGCAGCCGTCAACTCACAAATTGCAGAAATTGCTAAGAACGGATCAGAAGCAACAGCTCGAGCAGCTCTTCTTGCCCTCAGTTGTATAGCTACTCCCCATAGCCTTGCAACCCTGTCAAATCTTCTCAATGAGCTCCCCCAAGGCCCCCTAAAAGAGATGGCCCAAAAGCAACTTCAACTTCAACTTCAATACAAATAG
- a CDS encoding formate/nitrite transporter family protein, whose translation MDYVLPNELVDGMIAAGGKKSTVSTKNLLVRGFYSGAILGLATCLAITVGIQSGMPFLGSVIFPFGFASIVLFGMELVTGNFALLPMATWAGKSSWKATFRNWGWVWIGNFLGTFLVAVLLSISLTSAGTIDPLSAAEGGKGWAVVASKLISINQSNVLTKYESLGSTGLFLAFIRGVIANWLVCLGVTMALVSKSVPGKLLACWLPITAFQTMGMEHIVVNMFLHTAGPLLGSGVPFIKVIFWNFLPVTVGNIIGGMVFIGMLFYSTHRTKMPNVLPTVHDEKLERELAAELGAR comes from the coding sequence ATGGATTATGTCCTTCCTAATGAATTAGTCGATGGAATGATCGCAGCGGGTGGAAAAAAATCTACTGTAAGTACAAAAAACTTACTGGTAAGAGGTTTTTACTCTGGGGCAATACTTGGCTTGGCTACATGTCTAGCAATAACTGTAGGTATTCAATCTGGGATGCCTTTCCTTGGCTCAGTTATTTTCCCGTTTGGATTTGCAAGCATAGTGCTTTTTGGTATGGAGCTAGTTACTGGAAATTTTGCTCTATTACCTATGGCAACATGGGCGGGTAAATCCTCCTGGAAAGCCACATTTAGAAATTGGGGTTGGGTCTGGATAGGTAATTTCTTAGGCACATTTCTTGTAGCAGTTTTACTTTCAATTAGTTTGACAAGCGCAGGCACTATTGACCCTTTATCTGCAGCTGAAGGAGGTAAAGGATGGGCTGTTGTTGCATCAAAACTGATATCTATAAATCAATCAAATGTTCTTACCAAGTATGAGTCTCTAGGGAGTACTGGACTTTTCCTAGCATTTATACGAGGTGTTATTGCTAACTGGCTCGTATGTCTTGGAGTCACAATGGCTCTTGTAAGTAAAAGTGTTCCAGGAAAACTTCTTGCTTGTTGGCTACCAATTACTGCATTCCAAACAATGGGCATGGAGCACATTGTTGTAAACATGTTTTTGCATACAGCAGGTCCTCTTCTTGGCTCTGGAGTGCCCTTCATTAAGGTTATTTTTTGGAATTTCCTGCCAGTTACTGTTGGCAACATTATTGGAGGAATGGTTTTTATAGGCATGCTCTTCTACAGCACACATCGCACCAAGATGCCCAATGTCCTGCCAACAGTTCATGATGAAAAGCTGGAACGAGAACTAGCAGCAGAACTTGGTGCACGCTAA
- a CDS encoding ferredoxin--nitrite reductase, with amino-acid sequence MQPYLEGKKLNKIEKNKAMKDGLLLGSQIEEFAKIGWEKIDKTDLELRLKWYGMFWRPKTPGKFMLRLRVTNGILNAHQLNLIASIVARYAEDGSCDITTRQNLQLRGILISDLPEILRRLKDADIETIQSGFDNPRNVTGNPLAGIDPKEIIDTRPYTLELENYLTKNGEGNPEFSNLPRKWNTAVAGSHDNFLLHNDIIFHPVIKEGELGFSVWVGGILSSQLNDYAIPLNVWVKPHEICNFTGVVISSWRDGGERYKRPKGRFRFYLNEVGVENFRNHVQEKFGRLIPDPGSIFSQKPRSFFGIHPQKQLGLNYAGIHIPVGRLSAEELQDLASISATYGSSEVRLTEDQNVVIINIPDKQIDNFKADPLLKKFPLNPKTIAAGTVSCTGNTYCSFALTNTKDQALKISKELDSEIDLPEELKIHWTGCPNSCGQAYMGAIGLTGTKARNADGEMIEAYDISIGGEQGPNQKIGELKHKSVPTAELKNLLKRLLIENYSAIPKTKNSSEKFITLKQIIGWIRQLGKSSNSP; translated from the coding sequence ATGCAACCGTATCTAGAAGGGAAGAAATTAAATAAAATAGAAAAGAATAAGGCAATGAAAGATGGGCTTCTACTAGGTAGTCAAATAGAAGAATTTGCCAAGATTGGTTGGGAGAAAATTGACAAAACTGACTTAGAACTTCGCTTGAAATGGTATGGAATGTTCTGGCGGCCTAAAACACCAGGAAAATTTATGCTCCGTTTACGAGTAACTAATGGAATACTAAATGCACATCAATTAAATTTAATTGCATCTATTGTTGCTCGTTATGCAGAAGATGGAAGTTGCGATATCACTACAAGGCAAAACCTTCAACTCCGTGGAATTCTTATTAGTGACCTACCTGAAATTCTTAGACGTCTAAAAGATGCTGATATAGAAACTATCCAATCAGGGTTTGATAACCCAAGAAATGTCACAGGTAATCCATTAGCAGGAATCGATCCAAAAGAAATTATAGATACCCGGCCATATACATTGGAGTTGGAAAATTACTTAACTAAGAATGGAGAAGGAAATCCTGAATTCTCTAATTTGCCGAGAAAATGGAACACTGCAGTAGCAGGTTCTCATGACAACTTTCTTTTGCATAATGACATTATTTTCCACCCAGTTATAAAAGAAGGGGAACTTGGTTTTAGTGTTTGGGTTGGAGGGATTCTTTCTTCTCAATTAAATGACTACGCTATTCCTCTTAATGTATGGGTTAAACCACATGAAATCTGTAATTTCACAGGTGTAGTTATATCTAGTTGGCGTGATGGTGGAGAACGTTATAAACGACCTAAAGGACGATTTAGGTTCTATTTAAATGAAGTGGGAGTAGAAAATTTTAGGAATCATGTTCAAGAAAAATTTGGAAGACTTATTCCAGACCCTGGTTCTATATTTTCACAAAAACCACGTTCTTTCTTTGGGATTCATCCTCAAAAGCAGTTAGGACTTAACTATGCAGGCATACATATTCCAGTAGGTCGGCTTTCAGCAGAAGAACTTCAAGATTTAGCCAGCATAAGTGCAACCTATGGGAGCAGTGAAGTTCGTCTTACTGAAGATCAAAATGTGGTTATAATTAATATCCCAGACAAGCAAATTGATAATTTTAAAGCTGATCCTTTATTAAAGAAATTTCCTCTCAACCCAAAAACAATAGCAGCAGGGACTGTCTCATGTACAGGTAATACCTACTGCAGTTTTGCTTTGACAAATACTAAAGATCAGGCTCTAAAGATATCTAAAGAGCTTGACTCAGAAATTGATTTACCTGAAGAACTAAAGATTCACTGGACAGGATGTCCCAATAGTTGCGGTCAAGCTTATATGGGCGCAATAGGCCTAACCGGGACAAAAGCTAGAAATGCTGACGGGGAAATGATTGAGGCTTATGACATATCAATTGGAGGAGAACAAGGCCCAAATCAAAAAATAGGAGAGTTAAAACATAAATCAGTACCTACTGCTGAATTGAAGAATCTATTAAAAAGATTATTGATTGAAAATTACTCGGCAATTCCAAAGACCAAGAATTCCTCTGAGAAATTTATTACTTTAAAGCAGATTATTGGTTGGATTCGGCAATTAGGTAAAAGCAGTAATTCTCCATAA
- a CDS encoding DUF4278 domain-containing protein, with translation MEKLLYRGSKYTQHKEIVSKKSVQLKYRRSIYNQRRQLTSKVQNNLIYRGIKYLSKGSTNKPYSSEANKKVFSLARDIINAQFNLANDELSRKLWNEVAALKIDPQRIINLMYRCCSNEDNQSMLEADLDYFSKE, from the coding sequence ATGGAAAAACTTCTTTATCGTGGCAGCAAATATACCCAACACAAAGAAATTGTGTCTAAAAAGTCTGTCCAATTAAAGTACAGGCGGAGCATTTACAATCAAAGAAGACAATTAACATCTAAAGTTCAAAATAATTTAATCTACCGTGGTATCAAATACTTGTCTAAAGGGTCTACTAATAAGCCTTACAGCTCTGAAGCTAATAAAAAAGTCTTCTCGTTAGCAAGGGATATTATTAATGCACAGTTTAATCTGGCCAACGATGAACTGAGTCGCAAACTATGGAATGAGGTTGCAGCTCTTAAAATTGATCCACAACGTATTATTAATCTTATGTATAGATGCTGCTCAAATGAAGATAACCAAAGCATGTTAGAAGCTGATTTAGATTATTTCTCGAAAGAATAA
- a CDS encoding DUF1330 domain-containing protein — MAKGFWIVTTTVTNPAFAEYVEAFQPWVESVGGAVFAKDLESKTVEGQGGKLAVIIEFPSKKAAIEAYNSAEYQELSKLRWANSSDTNITIMDGGVTH, encoded by the coding sequence ATGGCCAAGGGTTTCTGGATTGTCACGACAACCGTTACTAATCCAGCATTTGCTGAATATGTTGAAGCATTTCAACCTTGGGTTGAATCAGTAGGAGGAGCAGTTTTTGCTAAAGATTTGGAGTCAAAAACTGTAGAAGGACAAGGTGGAAAATTAGCAGTGATTATCGAGTTCCCATCCAAAAAAGCTGCTATTGAGGCTTATAACAGTGCTGAATATCAAGAATTGAGCAAGTTGCGTTGGGCTAATTCTAGTGATACCAATATCACAATTATGGATGGTGGTGTAACTCATTAA
- a CDS encoding PDZ domain-containing protein, translating into MDGSPNIKDFNAKTNKLRAVKCQVGQMKKIRAVTIALSFGLIFPTASLAEVPEKIHQRCLEARDYMGCVKAMRRNPGLKKNGFIGIGIRIFLDQETANLIVHSSIKGSPAAKSGIKSGDVILSIDGRSTKGMGLKEAIELIKGEEGSNIRIVFERMNDSGKRNKIKRRLKREKILISNQPVSLQPQFRQWIYKGFPDDFSPFFPKTDCKPTEENEDRLGLQT; encoded by the coding sequence ATGGACGGATCTCCGAATATAAAGGACTTCAATGCTAAAACAAATAAGCTAAGAGCAGTCAAGTGCCAAGTTGGTCAAATGAAGAAGATTAGGGCTGTAACTATAGCTTTAAGTTTTGGGCTGATTTTCCCTACAGCATCATTAGCTGAAGTGCCAGAAAAAATCCATCAACGCTGCCTTGAGGCAAGGGATTATATGGGTTGTGTCAAAGCCATGCGAAGGAATCCAGGGCTGAAGAAAAATGGGTTTATTGGAATTGGAATACGAATCTTTTTAGACCAAGAGACTGCAAACCTAATTGTTCATTCTTCTATAAAAGGATCACCAGCAGCCAAATCCGGAATCAAATCAGGTGATGTGATTCTCTCTATCGATGGTAGGTCAACAAAAGGGATGGGTCTCAAGGAAGCCATCGAATTAATAAAGGGAGAAGAAGGGAGCAATATCAGAATCGTCTTTGAGAGAATGAATGACTCAGGCAAAAGAAATAAGATCAAACGGCGTCTTAAAAGAGAAAAGATCTTGATTTCTAATCAACCAGTCTCATTACAACCACAATTTAGACAATGGATATATAAAGGATTTCCAGATGATTTCTCACCATTTTTTCCTAAGACAGATTGCAAGCCAACAGAAGAAAACGAAGATAGACTTGGTTTACAAACCTAA
- a CDS encoding LOG family protein, whose amino-acid sequence MVESQERSDDIQLVEKNLQLILSSNSYDLAHEDLELLNSDEMRGVRMLLEISKPEQILEKEKIISTIIVFGGANISDKLSTKRKLEEASKILKENPDSSQLKRKKDRLEKLYSMAHYYDSAREFSRIISRENQIKECRSHVIVTGGGPGIMEAANRGAFDADCKSIGLNISIPKEQHPNPFITPGLCFKFNYFALRKIHFVMRSIAAVFFPGGFGTLDELFELLTLRQTGMKNDIPIILFGKEYWSKTINFQLLADSGLIADNHLKLFRYADTAVEAWEIIRQEASI is encoded by the coding sequence ATGGTGGAATCTCAAGAGCGCAGTGATGATATTCAACTTGTTGAGAAGAATCTTCAATTAATACTCAGTTCTAATTCTTATGACTTAGCACATGAAGATTTAGAATTATTGAATAGTGATGAAATGCGCGGAGTCCGCATGTTACTTGAAATTAGCAAGCCAGAACAAATACTCGAAAAAGAAAAGATTATATCAACTATAATTGTATTCGGAGGAGCGAACATTTCAGACAAACTTTCTACAAAAAGAAAGCTTGAGGAAGCAAGCAAAATTTTAAAAGAAAATCCAGACTCAAGTCAACTAAAACGAAAAAAAGACAGGTTAGAAAAATTATACTCAATGGCTCATTACTATGATTCTGCAAGAGAGTTTTCTAGAATTATTTCTAGAGAAAATCAAATCAAAGAATGTCGTTCTCATGTAATCGTGACTGGTGGTGGCCCTGGCATTATGGAAGCTGCTAATAGAGGTGCTTTTGACGCAGACTGTAAATCAATTGGCTTAAATATCAGTATTCCTAAAGAGCAACATCCAAATCCATTTATCACGCCTGGACTTTGTTTTAAATTTAATTATTTTGCATTACGCAAAATTCACTTTGTAATGCGTTCGATTGCAGCTGTTTTTTTTCCTGGTGGTTTTGGAACACTTGATGAACTATTTGAGCTCTTAACACTTCGCCAAACTGGCATGAAAAACGATATCCCTATCATTCTTTTTGGGAAAGAATATTGGTCTAAAACGATTAATTTTCAACTACTTGCAGATTCTGGACTTATTGCAGATAACCACTTAAAACTCTTTCGATATGCAGATACTGCAGTAGAAGCCTGGGAAATAATCAGGCAGGAAGCTTCGATCTAA
- a CDS encoding 2OG-Fe(II) oxygenase codes for MDLIASYRNPGFESLADGVMSFFDRRHDLQRNGVAFGNHSSSAESKPAKVSTDISLVAIDRSDPEAFALSDVIVRGVTAALNKYLQDRPLLRECVPDQSLFVIPIFNIQRYAPGEGFKRWHCDWTISDELTEPVHRVLAWILYCNDIDAAATEFYWQEHNESAERGKLLIFPAGPSHIHRGQVNAKGTKTIATGWINAGTRDAYLSRLATAKD; via the coding sequence TTGGACCTGATTGCTTCTTATCGCAACCCCGGTTTCGAATCTCTTGCCGATGGGGTTATGTCATTCTTTGATCGCCGTCATGATCTTCAACGTAATGGAGTTGCATTCGGTAATCACTCATCTTCAGCTGAGTCGAAACCAGCCAAAGTTTCTACAGATATAAGCCTGGTTGCAATTGATCGTTCAGATCCAGAGGCATTTGCTCTTTCAGATGTAATTGTTCGAGGTGTTACTGCTGCTCTCAACAAATATCTTCAAGACCGTCCTTTATTGAGAGAGTGTGTTCCAGACCAGTCTTTATTTGTAATCCCAATTTTCAACATCCAACGTTATGCCCCTGGGGAAGGTTTCAAGCGTTGGCACTGTGATTGGACTATCAGCGATGAGTTAACAGAGCCTGTTCATAGAGTTCTTGCTTGGATCCTTTATTGCAATGACATTGATGCAGCTGCCACTGAGTTTTATTGGCAAGAACATAATGAATCTGCAGAAAGAGGGAAACTCTTGATTTTTCCGGCAGGTCCATCTCATATTCACCGTGGGCAAGTGAATGCTAAAGGGACTAAAACAATTGCTACAGGGTGGATTAATGCAGGCACGAGAGATGCTTATCTTTCTCGTTTAGCAACTGCTAAAGATTGA
- a CDS encoding DUF1330 domain-containing protein, which yields MDKKGAKGYWISTATVTNPELFAEYLEKVGPWLKEVGGEVFAKDTEPQGKERTEGANLAVICEFPSMRAAVGAYESAKYQELSKLRKAATSNATFTIMEGMDEATKLKRAMGL from the coding sequence ATGGACAAGAAAGGAGCAAAGGGTTACTGGATTTCCACGGCAACGGTAACTAATCCAGAGTTATTTGCTGAATATTTAGAAAAAGTGGGGCCATGGTTAAAAGAAGTTGGTGGGGAAGTATTTGCGAAAGACACAGAGCCTCAAGGGAAAGAAAGAACAGAAGGAGCAAACTTGGCAGTAATTTGTGAATTCCCTTCTATGCGAGCAGCAGTGGGAGCTTATGAATCCGCTAAATATCAAGAATTATCGAAGCTTCGTAAAGCTGCTACAAGCAACGCGACTTTCACAATCATGGAAGGTATGGACGAGGCTACAAAACTAAAAAGAGCCATGGGACTTTAA
- a CDS encoding carbonic anhydrase, translating into MSLRHPLFHRTIKALFIDVQEAGYEHPTLENINAFRNELVQELEEGILPIIERCCYQNPSIKRNEEESDIPQC; encoded by the coding sequence ATGTCTTTGCGCCATCCTTTATTTCATAGAACCATTAAGGCTCTATTTATTGATGTGCAAGAAGCAGGTTATGAGCACCCAACTCTTGAGAACATCAACGCATTTAGAAATGAGCTAGTTCAAGAACTAGAAGAAGGAATCCTCCCGATCATCGAACGATGTTGCTATCAGAATCCATCCATCAAAAGAAATGAAGAGGAGTCAGATATTCCTCAATGCTGA
- a CDS encoding fatty acid desaturase, producing MSDIPSMKAITEVVPKHCFARKTSTSLAYLLQTVAIQAVIVAIGLAIPFTQAMIPVWILYAFISGTTAMGFWVIAHECGHGAFSDNRTLQTVIGYLLHSFLLVPYFSWQRTHSIHHRFTNHITDGETHVPIVVDGNGISEKVGGENELALSTALGKTIYGLMQLLLHLGFGWPAYLLTGSTGGPKYGTSNHFWPREPFSTKLWPSNWVKKVWISDLGIALVLVGLFISGLKYGITPLIAMYLGPLLVVNCWLVIYTWLHHTDTDVPHLSNSDFSFMRGAFLSIDRPYGKVLNFLHHQIGSSHVIHHIFPTIPHYHAREATIAIKKAFPKAYLFNPVPIHKALWNIACNCIAVEAEKNDGRYIWQNSYIN from the coding sequence ATGAGTGATATCCCAAGCATGAAAGCCATTACGGAAGTTGTTCCTAAGCACTGTTTCGCACGTAAGACATCAACTTCCTTGGCCTACCTTTTGCAAACAGTCGCAATCCAGGCAGTAATTGTCGCGATAGGACTAGCCATTCCTTTCACGCAAGCAATGATTCCAGTTTGGATTCTCTATGCCTTTATTTCAGGGACTACCGCAATGGGCTTCTGGGTTATCGCTCACGAATGTGGGCATGGAGCCTTCTCTGATAACCGGACTTTGCAAACAGTGATTGGTTATCTGCTGCACTCGTTCTTGCTCGTTCCATACTTTTCTTGGCAACGGACACATTCCATTCACCATCGTTTTACTAATCACATAACTGATGGCGAAACTCACGTGCCAATAGTGGTCGATGGCAATGGAATCAGCGAAAAAGTCGGAGGAGAGAACGAATTAGCTCTCTCAACTGCTCTAGGAAAAACTATATACGGGCTAATGCAACTCCTATTGCACCTTGGCTTTGGTTGGCCTGCATATTTGTTGACTGGCAGCACAGGGGGACCTAAATACGGGACTTCGAACCACTTTTGGCCAAGGGAACCCTTCTCTACAAAACTGTGGCCTTCTAATTGGGTAAAGAAGGTTTGGATCTCAGATCTTGGGATAGCTTTGGTATTAGTAGGACTTTTTATATCGGGGCTTAAGTATGGGATAACTCCTTTAATAGCAATGTATTTAGGTCCGTTATTAGTAGTCAATTGCTGGCTAGTTATATACACCTGGCTTCACCATACGGATACAGATGTTCCCCACCTCTCCAACTCAGACTTCTCTTTTATGAGAGGTGCCTTCCTCTCAATTGATCGGCCTTATGGAAAAGTTTTGAATTTCCTACATCATCAAATTGGCTCAAGTCACGTAATTCACCACATTTTTCCAACAATTCCTCATTACCACGCTAGAGAGGCAACTATTGCAATAAAAAAAGCTTTCCCTAAGGCCTATCTTTTCAACCCAGTCCCAATACATAAGGCTCTCTGGAATATCGCTTGTAATTGCATTGCTGTTGAGGCAGAGAAAAATGATGGTCGATATATATGGCAAAACTCTTACATAAATTAG
- a CDS encoding cupin domain-containing protein: MLYPQGMSCTWEVHKAVRKHYRFSN; the protein is encoded by the coding sequence GTGCTCTACCCTCAGGGGATGTCTTGTACATGGGAGGTACATAAGGCAGTGCGAAAGCACTATCGTTTTAGCAACTAA